In Algihabitans albus, the following are encoded in one genomic region:
- a CDS encoding methyl-accepting chemotaxis protein, producing MSASETSRNASSVQGAGNDLIDRIAEAAGSLSLELVDVAGGIEAATQTFSTQAEAFGSLLQNAETIGSQNAKIAEAAQTASETAKTASSEVVSSRDTIEGSLGDIHALVEAVTEIEQQLNGLQDALGEVGKVAADIDAIARQTNLLALNATIEAARAGAAGKGFAVVAGEVKVLAAQTSEATAQIDRTLKGLTQQAEQLISHGAESTARAQNVREGTTTIGRVVDTVASAVESMRHETAGIAEAASEIEARSGDFLGTLTSMSGEVSHARDSLGDARERMNHLSAASEQLVDLSAQSEQNTLDRPFIQKILGTVGEIAAAFEAGLKTGEVSEADLFDHDYEPIPGSDPQQLLARFTAFTDRTLPAIQEPVLTWDPRVVFCAAIDTRGYLPTHNAKFAKPQGSDPVWNNANCRNRRIFDDRVGLAAGRNTKTFLLQTYRRDMGAGQFVLMKDLSAPIKVRGKHWGALRLAYKPD from the coding sequence ATGTCTGCTTCCGAAACCTCTCGGAACGCTTCCTCTGTCCAGGGTGCAGGTAACGATCTGATAGATCGCATTGCAGAAGCGGCCGGAAGCCTCTCCCTCGAGTTGGTCGACGTGGCCGGCGGTATCGAGGCTGCCACACAGACCTTCAGCACTCAGGCAGAGGCCTTCGGTTCACTTTTGCAGAACGCCGAAACGATTGGCAGCCAAAACGCCAAGATCGCCGAAGCGGCGCAGACAGCAAGCGAAACTGCGAAAACCGCAAGCTCAGAGGTCGTTTCCTCACGTGATACGATCGAAGGTTCGCTTGGCGACATTCATGCTCTGGTTGAGGCGGTGACTGAAATCGAGCAACAGCTGAATGGATTGCAGGACGCGCTGGGCGAAGTCGGAAAGGTGGCCGCCGACATCGATGCCATCGCACGGCAGACCAACCTTCTGGCCTTGAACGCCACCATCGAAGCCGCTCGCGCCGGCGCAGCAGGTAAGGGCTTTGCCGTGGTCGCCGGTGAGGTCAAGGTGCTCGCCGCGCAGACCAGCGAGGCGACGGCACAGATCGACCGAACCCTGAAAGGCCTCACACAGCAGGCCGAGCAGCTGATTTCTCACGGCGCCGAAAGTACCGCGCGCGCTCAAAACGTGCGCGAAGGGACCACCACGATCGGCCGCGTAGTCGACACCGTCGCTTCCGCTGTCGAAAGCATGCGTCATGAAACGGCCGGTATCGCAGAGGCGGCAAGCGAGATCGAAGCGCGCTCCGGTGACTTCCTCGGAACGCTTACGTCAATGTCCGGCGAAGTCAGCCATGCCCGCGACAGCCTGGGCGATGCGCGCGAGCGGATGAATCATCTCTCGGCCGCCAGCGAACAACTGGTCGACCTTTCCGCGCAGAGCGAGCAGAACACGCTCGATCGCCCCTTCATCCAGAAAATCCTCGGTACGGTGGGCGAAATCGCCGCTGCCTTCGAAGCGGGGCTGAAAACTGGCGAGGTGAGCGAAGCCGATCTCTTCGACCATGACTACGAGCCGATTCCCGGAAGCGATCCGCAACAGCTCCTAGCCCGTTTCACAGCCTTCACAGATCGAACCCTGCCAGCGATCCAAGAGCCGGTTCTGACTTGGGATCCGCGCGTTGTCTTCTGCGCCGCAATCGATACCCGCGGCTATTTGCCGACCCACAACGCTAAGTTCGCCAAGCCGCAGGGCAGCGATCCGGTCTGGAACAATGCGAACTGCCGTAACCGCCGTATCTTCGATGACCGGGTCGGTCTGGCGGCTGGGCGGAACACCAAGACCTTTTTGCTCCAAACCTACCGCCGGGACATGGGGGCCGGGCAGTTCGTCCTCATGAAGGATCTCTCCGCGCCCATCAAGGTACGCGGCAAGCATTGGGGCGCCCTGCGACTCGCCTACAAACCCGACTAG
- a CDS encoding D-alanyl-D-alanine carboxypeptidase family protein, producing the protein MPTALALFAVTARAGASRSSLLLGLLMASVFLATPASANPRYASIMVDVESGTVVHARHADAPRFPASLTKIMTLYMAFEALERGEVSLDDKLVVSPRAAAQPPSKLGLRSGSTIRLEDAILALVTKSANDVAVVVAEGLAGTEWQFAREMTERARQLGMSSTTFQNASGLPNSDQITTARDMATLSIRIMADFPERYAYFQTTRFSYKGQTYRNHNKLLTRYEGADGIKTGYIRASGFNLAASVVRNGRRVVAVVFGGRTGRSRDDHMVALLNRGFTQVAALGVPTPGRLPPRNPMRPGISLALATGEGTQEQPVTESEGFSLVSRAEARGVVGWTVQVGAFGHYELARGAAAAAVRRMPELLKGAQVLVQPTEHGSDTLFRARLTGLNTHTTALEACRRLERQHSTPCLVVRDGV; encoded by the coding sequence GTGCCGACCGCGTTAGCGCTCTTCGCTGTCACAGCTCGTGCCGGCGCTTCCCGCTCGAGTTTGCTGCTCGGGCTGTTGATGGCGTCCGTCTTCTTGGCCACGCCCGCCTCGGCCAATCCCAGATATGCGTCTATTATGGTCGATGTCGAGAGTGGCACCGTTGTGCATGCGCGTCATGCCGATGCGCCCCGGTTCCCGGCCTCCCTGACCAAGATCATGACGCTCTACATGGCCTTCGAGGCTTTGGAGCGTGGTGAGGTTTCTCTCGACGACAAACTGGTCGTCTCGCCGCGTGCAGCCGCGCAGCCGCCGTCGAAACTCGGTCTTCGGTCCGGTTCGACCATCCGGCTGGAAGACGCGATCCTGGCGTTGGTGACCAAGTCGGCCAACGACGTCGCCGTCGTCGTGGCCGAGGGCCTGGCCGGGACGGAATGGCAGTTCGCCCGTGAAATGACCGAGCGAGCCCGCCAACTGGGAATGAGCAGCACGACTTTTCAGAATGCTTCCGGTCTGCCCAATTCGGACCAGATCACCACAGCGCGTGACATGGCGACCCTCTCGATCCGGATCATGGCCGATTTTCCGGAGCGTTACGCCTACTTCCAGACAACGCGTTTCTCATACAAAGGCCAGACCTACCGGAATCACAATAAGCTGCTGACCCGCTACGAAGGCGCGGACGGAATCAAAACCGGCTACATTCGTGCCTCCGGCTTCAATCTTGCGGCCTCCGTCGTACGGAACGGTCGCCGGGTGGTGGCAGTCGTCTTCGGTGGACGCACCGGCCGGTCGCGCGACGACCATATGGTTGCGCTTCTGAACCGCGGTTTCACCCAGGTTGCGGCTTTGGGCGTCCCGACGCCCGGTCGACTGCCGCCGCGCAATCCGATGCGCCCCGGCATCTCCCTCGCACTTGCGACCGGCGAAGGCACGCAGGAACAGCCTGTGACCGAAAGCGAAGGTTTCAGTCTGGTATCGCGCGCCGAAGCCAGGGGCGTCGTCGGTTGGACCGTGCAAGTCGGTGCCTTCGGCCACTACGAATTGGCTCGGGGTGCCGCTGCTGCAGCCGTCCGTCGCATGCCGGAGCTTTTGAAAGGCGCGCAGGTTTTGGTTCAGCCGACCGAACATGGCAGCGATACGCTGTTCCGGGCTCGGCTGACCGGGTTGAACACTCACACCACGGCGTTGGAAGCTTGCCGCCGTCTAGAGCGTCAGCACTCCACCCCCTGCCTTGTGGTCCGAGACGGCGTCTGA